In one window of Carassius carassius chromosome 38, fCarCar2.1, whole genome shotgun sequence DNA:
- the LOC132119013 gene encoding interleukin-6 receptor subunit beta-like, translating to MRMRAAVLVLVVSVSLTEAAGCVSTSPPHCYKRSTRPEEDFICEWDKGNHEKSQTHTLYVWDSENKKISRHINCGEQEQKYIPLEELVFIKRKTDLWLQTQVGNLTCNSSKISVILECLVKYSKPQILRMKRLAGILNLTVDKPKDNKGAKYEIRWRESGSEWQNATFETKDSTEDLYTLHLQYRKSYQIQMRRQAKPHLDLCNDSLHALWSDWSPVVDVPSEIRHTPVIHWVVNKMTNGTRYITLSWDAPPDNESVGGVKYNLTLSVWPCAKKQKKMDHLTVNRTYNTSVTYSEARISIFSTNNVGSSPQEEIIIPAVKHLSYCDSHMSSYVITKAKKTCLEWYKLEDGETRPETVNKSTKKSFKDIKNEVENFVRHYYFLHTMKKNKHYQTAVMCPFYSKQRAPSNGPASVNISALTHDSAVVSWFSIPVVEQRGFLQHYIIWISGQGNTRFYEVPAHKTSFLIKDLHPGTSYTISIAGRTEAGNGPNSTTNFETHSKEMGLSWQDLTILIICVVALLCTLICSVAVRRLKLLPAVPSPVLDTIEFKCPEDQDLSQMMEEVHEFVLLLRRDLSKPREEVTSEQGTLLQDFGLVVFEEEDEENEEGGVTDLSSIKSRCYPNPSYRGQTLQLPEPIHMTDSISKDNDTESTYRNGLFFETRVGECDKTSL from the exons CGGCAGGATGTGTGTCTACAAGTCCTCCCCACTGTTACAAAAGATCAACTAGGCCAGAAGAGGACTTCATTTGTGAATGGGATAAGGGAAACCATGAGAAGagtcaaacacacactctttatGTATG GGacagtgaaaataaaaaaatttctagACATATAAACTGTGGCGAACAAGAACAGAAATACATTCCCTTGGAGGAACTAGTATTCATCAAAAGAAAGACAGACTTATGGTTACAGACACAAGTCGGCAACCTCACCTGTAATTCTAGCAAAATCTCAGTCATCCTGGAATGCTTGG TCAAATACAGTAAACCTCAGATTCTCCGAATGAAAAGGTTAGCTGGAATCCTGAATCTCACAGTGGACAAACCGAAGGATAACAAAGGTGCTAAATATGAGATCAGATGGAGGGAGAGTGGCTCTGAATGGCAGAAT GCAACATTTGAAACGAAGGACAGCACTGAAG ATTTATACACGCTACATCTACAGTACAGGAAAAGCTACCAGATCCAAATGAGGCGGCAGGCCAAACCACATTTAGATCTATGTAACGACTCACTGCATGCTCTCTGGAGTGACTGGAGCCCAGTGGTGGATGTTCCCTCAG AAATCAGGCACACACCTGTAATACACTGGGTAGTAAATAAGATGACAAATGGTACCAGATATATTACTCTCTCCTGGGAC GCCCCACCTGATAATGAGTCTGTTGGGGGAGTGAAGTACAATCTGACCCTCTCAGTTTGGccttgtgcaaaaaaacaaaagaaaatggaCCATTTAACTGTGAATCGAACATATAATACATCAGTAACTTATTCAGAAGCCAGGATTTCCATTTTTTCAACTAACAATGTTGGAAGTTCACCACAAGAGGAGATCATCATTCCCGCTGTCAAACATCTGAGCT ACTGTGACTCTCACATGTCCTCATATGTGATCACCAAGGCTAAGAAAACCTGCTTAGAATGGTACAAGCTGGAAGACGGCGAGACCCGACCTGAGACAGTAAACAAATCAACCAAAAAATCAttcaaagacattaaaaatg AGGTGGAGAATTTTGTACGTCATTATTACTTTCTTCacaccatgaaaaaaaacaaacattatcaaactgctgttatgTGTCCTTTTTACTCAAAACAGAGAG CACCTAGTAATGGTCCGGCCAGTGTGAATATCTCTGCTTTGACACATGATTCAGCTGTGGTAAGTTGGTTTTCCATTCCTGTGGTGGAGCAGCGAGGATTTCTACAGCATTATATCATTTGGATATCTGGACAGGGAAACACGA GGTTCTATGAAGTGCCAGCACATAAAACCAGCTTCCTGATCAAGGACCTCCACCCAGGCACGTCTTACACCATATCTATAGCTGGAAGGACAGAAGCTGGTAATGGGCCGAACTCAACGACAAACTTTGAAACACACTCCAAAGAAATGG GTTTATCATGGCAGGACCTCACCATCCTGATCATCTGTGTTGTTGCCCTCTTGTGTACTTTAATCTGCTCCGTAGCTGTCAGGAG ACTGAAGCTATTACCTGCGGTACCCAGTCCTGTGTTAGATACAATAGAATTCAAATGTCCGGAAGATCAG GACTTGAGCCAGATGATGGAGGAGGTGCATGAATTTGTTCTCTTGCTACGTCGAGATCTCAGCAAACCCAGAGAGGAAGTGACCTCTGAACAGGGCACTTTACTGCAAGACTTTGGGCTTGTTGTCTTTGAAGAGGAAGACGAGGAGAATGAAGAGGGTGGAGTAACTGACTTGAGCTCTATTAAATCCCGTTGCTATCCAAATCCTAGTTACAGAGGACAGACGCTACAGCTGCCAGAGCCTATCCACATGACAGACAGCATTTCAAAAGACAATGACACAGAGTCCACATACAGAAATGGCCTGTTCTTTGAAACAAGAGTCGGGGAGTGTGACAAAACGTCACTATAG